The genomic window CCAAAGCTCCTCAAAGGCGTCATGAGCGGGGTACCAATCGGCCTGATTAAAAAGCTCCACGGCTAGTTGAAAACGTGGATCATTGATCAGATCAGTAGGCTGGAATCTCTCCATCAAGGGCTTTAGCGTTTGGCCATCTTCTTGGCAGGCAACTTGCGCAAACGAATGGACTCTGGAGTGACCTCAAGCATCTCGTCTGGACCGATGTACTCAAGAGCACGTTCAAGGGTCATCTGAACAGGTGTCTGCAAGGTGTCGAGTTCTTCTGCACCAGCAGAGCGCATATTTGTGAGTTGTTTGGCCTTGCAAACGTTTAACTCCAGATCCTGAGGTCGATTGTTTTCGCCAACGATCATCCCCTTATAAACCTTGACACCTGGAGAGATGAAGAACTGACCTCGACCCTCAGCATTCTTGAGTGCGTAGAAGGTCGCAGTGCCCTGCTCAAAAGCAATCAGAACACCATTCCGACGAGCATCAAACTCACCCAACATTGGGCGATATTCAAAAAAAGAGTGGCTCATAATTCCTTCCCCCCTGGTAGCACGTACAAACTCACCACGAAAACCGATCAACCCTCGAGAAGGAACAACAAATTCAAGCTGGGTGCGACCGTCGTTACCGGTTTCCATATTCTGCATTTCACCCCGACGCACACCCAACTTCTCAATGCAGGAGCCAACTGCTGCCTCTGGTACATCCATGACCAAGGTCTCAACGGGCTCACAAGGAGTGCCGTCAATCGTTCGGAAGATCACCTGAGGCTGGGTTACCTGAAACTCAAAACCCTCGCGGCGCATGGTCTCAATCAGGATGCCCAGGTGTAGCTCACCACGTCCGCTAACCGCAAAACGGTCAGGGGAATCAGTGTCCTCAACCCGTAGGGCAACATTGGTGAGTAATTCCTTGCGTAAACGATCTCGCAGCTGCCGGCTCGTGACGAATTTGCCTTCTTTGCCAGCAAAGGGTGAATCATTGACGACAAATGTCATCTGCAAAGTGGGTTCATCCACCTTGATTAGAGGTAAAGCCTTTGGTTCATCTGGACAGGCAATGGTCTCGCCAATATTGACTTGATCGAAACCGGCTAAAGCAACAAGATCTCCAGCTCCGGCTTCTTGTATCTCAATCCGTTGCAATCCTTCGAAACCGAGTAGTTTGCTAATTCGGCCACGTTTAATGCTGCCATCATCCTTAATCAACGAAGCACTCTGACCATTACGGATAACCCCGTTATGGACCCGACCAATCACAATCCTGCCCAGGAAGTCTGAATAATCGAGAGTAGTTATCTGTAGCTGAAGAGGCTTGTTCTCATCTCCAACAGGTGGTGGAACATGACGCAGGATGGCATCAAATAGTGGCTTCATTGTTTGACTTTCAGTTGCCATATCCGGCTTGGCAAAACCACCCATTCCACTGCCGAATAAGTACGGGAAATCACATTGGTCATCATCTGCACCGAGTTCAACAAACAGATCGAGCACCTTGTTGACAGCGGTTTCAGGATCCACCCGCGCACGATCAATCTTGTTTACGAACACAATCGGACGCAATCCCTGCTCAAGCGCCTTCTTGAGCACGAAACGCGTCTGTGGCATAGGCCCCTCGTTGGCGTCAACGATCAGCAAACAGCCATCAACCATGCCAAGCACCCGCTCAACTTCACCGCCAAAATCGGCATGCCCAGGGGTATCAACAATGTTGATCCGCGTATCGTCGTAGGTAACGGCCGTGTTCTTTGAAAGGATCGTAATGCCTCGTTCCCTTTCCAAATCATTGGAGTCCATGACACATGTAGGTACAGCCTCGTTGTCTCGGAAGATCCCGGACTGAGAGAGCAGGGCATCCACCAAGGTTGTTTTGCCGTGATCCACGTGAGCGATAATTGCAATGTTGCGGATCGCCTTGGCCTGGGCACTCATGGGTCAGAGACTTTCAAACGGAAAAGGAAACGCACACAGGCGTAGTGGCGGAAGGATATCTCAATTTGAGATTCGACTTAACTTCTAGGCCCCTTCCGCTAGCTAATCAAAACTTCTAAGACCGAAAAAAACTTCTTCAGTTCATTCATTCCAGTTGATGAGCCGATTCAAAGAGTCTCAGAGCAGAAGCTGAACCCTCAAATCGCCAATGCCAAGGCTCATAAGTCACACCCTGTGGGTTATCAAGGGGAAAGGAAAGGACAAAGTGATAACTAGCAGCATGATCCTGTAGCCAGCGGAACGCCCTCGTGGCTTCGAAGCTTTCAGA from Prochlorococcus marinus str. MIT 9313 includes these protein-coding regions:
- the typA gene encoding translational GTPase TypA — encoded protein: MSAQAKAIRNIAIIAHVDHGKTTLVDALLSQSGIFRDNEAVPTCVMDSNDLERERGITILSKNTAVTYDDTRINIVDTPGHADFGGEVERVLGMVDGCLLIVDANEGPMPQTRFVLKKALEQGLRPIVFVNKIDRARVDPETAVNKVLDLFVELGADDDQCDFPYLFGSGMGGFAKPDMATESQTMKPLFDAILRHVPPPVGDENKPLQLQITTLDYSDFLGRIVIGRVHNGVIRNGQSASLIKDDGSIKRGRISKLLGFEGLQRIEIQEAGAGDLVALAGFDQVNIGETIACPDEPKALPLIKVDEPTLQMTFVVNDSPFAGKEGKFVTSRQLRDRLRKELLTNVALRVEDTDSPDRFAVSGRGELHLGILIETMRREGFEFQVTQPQVIFRTIDGTPCEPVETLVMDVPEAAVGSCIEKLGVRRGEMQNMETGNDGRTQLEFVVPSRGLIGFRGEFVRATRGEGIMSHSFFEYRPMLGEFDARRNGVLIAFEQGTATFYALKNAEGRGQFFISPGVKVYKGMIVGENNRPQDLELNVCKAKQLTNMRSAGAEELDTLQTPVQMTLERALEYIGPDEMLEVTPESIRLRKLPAKKMAKR